CGCCAACGCGGGAGGTGAGGGGTTGCTCACCGTCTTCGTGCGGCACACCTCCTGTTCGCTTCTCATCCAGGAAAATGCCGACCCGGACGTAAAGCGCGATCTCGACGGCTTTTTCCGCCGCCTCGTGCCGCCGTCCTCCGATCCCTCCATGCGCTGGATCGTGCACACCCAGGAGGGGCCTGACGATATGCCGGCGCATATCAAGGCGGCGCTGACGCCGGTATCGCTCGGCATCCCCGTCGCTGGCGGCCGCATGCTCACCGGCACCTGGCAGGGGCTCTATCTCTTTGAGCACCGCGACCGCCCGCATCGGCGCGAGATCGTCCTGCATCTTTCCGCCTGATCGACCGGCGCGCGATTGAATGGCGGCGGAGCGGTTCTAGATAAAGGGGCACGAGTAGAGCCTTGAGAGCCGGCCTTTCATGCCGGGGAGGAGCAGGGATGACCGATGCACAGACGATTGCCAGCCGCTTCATCGAAGCGCTGAACCAGCGGGATTTCGAGGCGCTGGCGCGGCTCGTCAACGAGGACGTCGAGCTCGATTCGCTCACCGGTCAGCGCACCGTCGGCGTCGGCCCCTTGCGCGCCTGGCTGATGAATTATCTGCGCCGCTTCGACGAGCAGTTCGGCGACGTGGTGCTGATGCGTGACGCCTTCGGCCAGCGCGTCGCCGCCGATTTGACGGCGCGCGGCACCTACCGCGAGACGATGGAGGGATTTCCGCCCGCAACGGGCCAGAGCTACTCCATTCCGAGCGTCCTCGTCTTCGAGGTCGAGGACGGCGTCATCACCCGTCTCAGCCATTATCGCAACATTCGCGTCTTCGAACGGGCGCTTGCCGGTTGAGGCGCAGATTGCCGACGGTTGCGCACCGCCGGCGCCCTTCCTTTTTGCTTTTTTCACCGCCCGTCGGTCGCCTCACCGTGCTTTGAGCCGGAAATATCGGCGCGAGTCGTCTCTCGCATGCCGATTTTTCGCCTGATTCGTTGCTCGTCCGGGCCCGGGCGAGAACCGTCGCAGCGCTTGCGTTTCGAGAAAAGTCCTTCGAAATATTCGTTTATAAGCAATACCTTATCTAGATCGATGTGCCTTGGCGCAGGGGCCGATCGTCAGGTTCTCGCAACCTGAACCTCCCATGAACATCGGGTTCCGCTGTCGTTCAGCTTGGCGACCCTATCCTCTGATCAATCGCTTGGGACGGTGATTGCCCTTTGAACCCTTCAAGCCTGGAGAGATCTTATGAAGAACCGCTTTTTTAACGCCGCTGCTGCTGTCGTCATCGGAATGACCGGCCTGCTCGGCGCCGCCTCCACCGCTTCGGCCGACTCGATCGAATTCGGCTTCGGCCCGCGCGGCGGCGTCGATGTGCAGTATCGCGATCACAACGGTGGTTACGGCGACGAGCGCGACTGGGGTCGCGGCCGTGACCGCCACTGGGACCGTGACCGCCGCGGCCGTTGCGCGCCCTGGATGGCCGTCGACAAGGCTCGCGACCGTGGCTTCCGCCGCGCATATGTTGCCGACGTTTCCTCGCGCCGCGTCGTCGTCGAAGGCCGTCGCGACGGCTACCGCCAGACGATCGTCTTCGCAAACGCCCGTGGCTGCCCGACGATCGGCCGCTGGTAACATCCAAGCAATCTTCCCGCCTCGTCTCCCCCGGCCGGCGGAAGAATGGCCCCTCATGCTACGGCATGGGGGGCTTTTTGTTTGTCATGCCGCTCGGGTCACGCGGCCTTCTCCGTCGTGGCGTGACGGAGGCGTTGATCCCTGACGGCGGCTAGCATCCGGAGCCTGTCTTCCCAATGCGGCACGGCCTGCGTGGCGCACGACACACGGTTGGCCTTTCTCGTGACGATTTCCAGCGTTGCGGCGCGACGTCAGAGGGAATGCGCGGCTCGGTACGATCTTCGAGGCGGGCGTCCCTCTTTCCGGTCTGAGGCCGCGCAAACACAGGCCTTATCGAAGGGCGTTGTTGACGCTTCTTGACCGGCTCGACGATCGCGGGCGCCTACCGAACGACCGTCTCCCTGCCTGCTGATCTGCGGTACCTGACCGACGACCTTGCGGCTTGGCCGCGGGACAGGTCATCCGGTCAAAAGGCGCCGCGCCTTATCCCTAAGACAAGCGGCTGCTCACAATCGGAGAAGGGTGCGCGGATACTGCCGGGTGCGGTTTGCCGGTGCAGCCAGCGGTCATCAGGGCAGCGGTCGGCGACAGCTAGGTCGTCGGCCGGTCTGGCCCGGCGAAGAGCGTCTGAGGTCCAGCAATCGTGTCCCCCAAACGAATTTGCCCCTGGCGCCGGTTCCGGAGCCAGGGGCAAGGAAGATGCGAGGGCCCGCGCTTAACGGCAGGCCCTGCTGGAAGCTTACTGCTTGATTTCGAAGGT
The nucleotide sequence above comes from Ensifer sp. PDNC004. Encoded proteins:
- a CDS encoding secondary thiamine-phosphate synthase enzyme YjbQ, with translation MPQTRISIATHGQGLYEFTGEAAAFVRANAGGEGLLTVFVRHTSCSLLIQENADPDVKRDLDGFFRRLVPPSSDPSMRWIVHTQEGPDDMPAHIKAALTPVSLGIPVAGGRMLTGTWQGLYLFEHRDRPHRREIVLHLSA
- a CDS encoding ketosteroid isomerase-related protein; the encoded protein is MTDAQTIASRFIEALNQRDFEALARLVNEDVELDSLTGQRTVGVGPLRAWLMNYLRRFDEQFGDVVLMRDAFGQRVAADLTARGTYRETMEGFPPATGQSYSIPSVLVFEVEDGVITRLSHYRNIRVFERALAG